The Novipirellula aureliae sequence GATGGGGAAGGCGATTGATGCGACCGGCATCCAATTTCGTTTGCTCAACAAACGCAAGGGCCCGGCAATGCACAGCCCTCGTGCCCAAGCGGACAAGAAGGCCTACCAGTTCTACGTCAAGCACCAAATGGAACTGCAGCCGAATCTCGATTTGCGGCAAGAAACCGTCATCGATTTGCTAACCGAAACGGTCGAGGGTGTCACGAAGGTGACAGGTGTATCTGTGACCGGTGACGCACAATTCATTGCACCTGCCGTGATCCTTACAACCGGTACATTCCTCAAAGCGATCATGCACACCGGAGAATCGCAAACCGCAGGCGGGCGGGCAGGTGAAGGAACGACGACGGGGATCAGTGGCTCGTTAAACCGCTTGGGCTTTGAAGTCGAGCGATTCAAAACGGGCACACCGGCTCGATTGAATGCGAAATCGATCGACTTTTCATCGTTGGAACTGCAGCCGGGTGACGATGAGCCGCAGCCGTTTTCATTTTTGACCGAGTCACTAGCAAGTCTCGAGCAACTGCCATGTTACATCGCCCACACGAACGATGATGTTCACCGTTTGATCCGTGCCAACCTGGACCGCGCCCCGATGTATAGCGGTCAAATCAATTCGACAGGACCGCGTTATTGCCCTTCGATCGAAGACAAGGTGGTGCGGTTCGCCGACAAAACATCCCATCAATTGTTTCTGGAGCCGGAAGGTCGCCGAACCGAAGAGGTCTACGTCAACGGCATTTCTACGAGTTTACCACGAGACGTCCAAGACCGCATGTTTAGCATGATTGCGGGGCTAGAGAATGCACAGATCATGCGTTACGGCTACGCCGTGGAATACGACTTTTGTCCGCCAACCCAACTTTGGCCACACATGGAGTCGAAGCGTGTCAACGGGCTATTCCTGGCGGGCCAAATCAATGGAACGACTGGTTACGAAGAGGCTGCGGGGC is a genomic window containing:
- the mnmG gene encoding tRNA uridine-5-carboxymethylaminomethyl(34) synthesis enzyme MnmG, whose product is MTQSSYHYDVIVIGAGHAGTEAAAAAARLGAKTALLTTNLDTVGQMSCNPAIGGVAKGQIVREVDALGGLMGKAIDATGIQFRLLNKRKGPAMHSPRAQADKKAYQFYVKHQMELQPNLDLRQETVIDLLTETVEGVTKVTGVSVTGDAQFIAPAVILTTGTFLKAIMHTGESQTAGGRAGEGTTTGISGSLNRLGFEVERFKTGTPARLNAKSIDFSSLELQPGDDEPQPFSFLTESLASLEQLPCYIAHTNDDVHRLIRANLDRAPMYSGQINSTGPRYCPSIEDKVVRFADKTSHQLFLEPEGRRTEEVYVNGISTSLPRDVQDRMFSMIAGLENAQIMRYGYAVEYDFCPPTQLWPHMESKRVNGLFLAGQINGTTGYEEAAGQGLIAGLNAARKVAGKDPWVPTRDQAYIGVLVDDLVTAGTDEPYRMFTSRAEYRLLLRQDNADRRLTPIADELGLIDADRRSAFQAKQKQIDVANELLKTARFENTPGDVYLRRNDVDWDQVRSHVPGLNLIDSEAARQVVYDIKYEGYINRQKMEVEKHHRLAEKKIPVAFDYNAIGPLRHEAREKLSRVRPLNLDQAKRISGVTPADLALVLTHLEGRKK